One Brassica napus cultivar Da-Ae chromosome C4, Da-Ae, whole genome shotgun sequence genomic region harbors:
- the LOC125585213 gene encoding metal tolerance protein A1-like yields the protein MRKLCFVVVLCILFMSIEVVGGIKANSLAILTNATHLLTDVAAFSISMLSLWASSWEANPRQSYGFFRIEILGALVSIQLIWLLTGILVYEAITRLIQQTNDDVDGFFMVLVAAFGLVVNIIMIVVLGHDHGNGHCHSHSHNHEHGHGVHDHDHGHGDNDEKLLEKPKEGRNINVQGAYLHVLGDLIQSIGVMIGGRMIWYNPKWKIIDHICTLVFSIIVLGTTLHWNSFLTKTMLRSILDVLMESTPREIDAKQLEKGLMEIEEVVSVHELHIWAITVGKVLFSCHVKIKQEANDAMVLNKVTDYIWREYSISHVTIQIER from the exons ATGCGAAAGCTTTGTTTCGTTGTGGTGTTATGTATTTTGTTCATGAGCATTGAAGTTGTTGGTGGCATCAAGGCAAATAGTTTGGCTATACTAACCAATGCAACTCATTTGCTCACTGATGTTGCTGCTTTTTCTATCTCAATGCTCTCCTTGTGGGCTTCTTCTTGGGAAGCCAATCCGAGGCAGAGTTACGGGTTCTTCAGGATTGAGATTTTGGGTGCTCTTGTCTCAATCCAGCTCATTTGGTTACTCACTGGGATCTTGGTCTATGAAGCCATAACTAGACTCATTCAACAGACTAATGATGATGTTGATGGTTTCTTTATGGTTCTTGTTGCTGCTTTTGGTTTAGTTGTTAACATCATAATGATTGTTGTGcttggacatgatcatggtaaTGGCCATTGTCATAGTCATAGTCATAATCATGAGCATGGTCATGGCGTGCATGATCATGATCATGGTCATGGAGATAATGATGAGAAATTGTTGGAGAAACCGAAGGAAGGGAGGAACATCAATGTGCAAGGAGCTTATCTTCATGTTCTTGGAGATTTAATCCAAAGCATTGGAGTAATGATCGGAGGGAGAATGATTTGGTATAACCCTAAATGGAAAATAATTGACCATATCTGCACGTTAGTATTTTCTATTATTGTTTTAGGGACAACCCTTCATTGGAACTCGTTTTTGACAAAAACG ATGCTTCGAAGCATACTTGATGTTTTAATGGAGAGTACACCGAGAGAGATCGATGCAAAGCAGCTTGAAAAAGGATTAATGGAGATTGAGGAAGTGGTGTCTGTTCATGAGCTTCATATTTGGGCAATTACAGTTGGAAAGGTATTGTTTTCTTGTCATGTCAAGATTAAACAAGAAGCTAATGATGCTATGGTGCTTAACAAAGTGACTGATTATATTTGGAGAGAGTATAGTATCAGTCACGTTACCATACAAATCGAGCGTTAA
- the LOC106391440 gene encoding villin-4-like: MTEDIFIVDCHPEIFVWVGQEVVPKNKLLALTIGENFIEKDSLLEKLSPEAPIYVIMEGGEPSFFTRFFTSWDSSKSSMHGNSFQRKLKIVKNGGTPVADKPKRRTPASYGGRASVPEKSQQRSRTMSLSPDRVRVRGRSPAFNALAATFENQNARNLSTPPPVVRKLYPRSVTPDSARLAPKSAAIASRSALLKHLLRNL, from the exons ATGACCGAAGATATATTTATAGTAGACTGTCACCCAGAGATCTTTGTATGGGTTGGCCAAGAAGTAGTCCCCAAGAACAAGTTGCTAGCTTTAACTATTGGAGAG AATTTCATCGAGAAAGATTCTCTCCTGGAAAAGTTATCCCCTGAAGCCCCTATATATGTGATCATGGAAGGTGGTGAGCCAAGTTTCTTCACCCGGTTTTTCACTTCTTGGGATTCCTCAAAATCTTCT ATGCATGGAAACTCATTCCAAAGAAAACTCAAAATTGTCAAAAATGGTGGAACTCCAGTTGCAGAT AAACCAAAACGAAGAACTCCAGCCTCATATGGTGGCCGTGCCAGTGTTCCTGAGAAGTCACAGCAGCGGTCAAGAACCATGTCTTTAAGTCCAGACAGGGTTCGTGTGAGGGGAAGATCTCCAGCGTTCAATGCACTCGCAGCAACATTTGAGAACCAGAACGCAAGAAACCTCTCAACTCCTCCCCCAGTAGTTAGAAAACTCTACCCGAGATCTGTTACTCCTGATTCCGCAAGGCTTGCTCCCAAGTCTGCAGCCATTGCTTCTCGTAGTGCCCTTTTAAAACACCTCCTCAGGAACCTTTAA